The Siansivirga zeaxanthinifaciens CC-SAMT-1 region TGACGGAAACGACCTTGTTTACCTTTTAATGAATCTGATAACGATTTTAATGGTCTGTTAGAATCTGTTTTAACTGCTGAAGATTTACGTGTATTATCGAATAACGAATCTACAGATTCCTGTAACATACGTTTTTCGTTACGTAAAATTACTTCAGGGGCTTTAATTTCAACTAAACGCTTCAGACGGTTATTACGTATAATAACTCTTCTGTATAAATCATTTAAATCAGACGTTGCAAAACGACCACCATCTAACGGCACTAAAGGACGTAATTCTGGCGGGATGATTGGAATTACCTTCATAATCATCCACTCTGGTCTGTTCTCACGATTATTGTTAGATTCTCTTAAAGATTCTACAACTTGTAAACGTTTTAAAGCTTCTGTTTTACGTTGTTTAGACGTTTCAGTGTTTGCTTTATGACGTAGTTCGTATGATAAAGACTCTAAATCAATTCTAGCTAATAAATCGATTAAACATTCTGCTCCCATTTTAGCAAGGAACTTGTTTGGATCTGTATCATCTAAATATTGATTTTCTTGAGGAAGCGATTCAAGAATATTTAAATATTCTTCTTCTGTTAAGAAGTCCATTTTTTGTAATGGCTCACCTTCTTCGTTTTTAGCATTACCTGGTTGAATTACTACGTAACGTTCGTAGTAAATAATCATATCTAATTTCTTAGAAGGTAATCCTAATAAATATCCTATTTTGTTTGGTAAAGAACGGAAGTACCAGATATGAGCAACAGGCACCACTAAATTAATGTGACCAACTCTGTCTCTACGTACTTTCTTTTCTGTTACTTCTACACCACAACGGTCACATACGATACCTTTGTAGCGAATTCTTTTATATTTACCACAAGCACATTCGTAGTCCTTTACAGGTCCAAAAATACGCTCACAGAATAAACCATCTCTTTCTGGTTTATGAGTTCGATAATTGATAGTTTCTGGTTTTAAAACCTCACCTCTAGACTCTGCTAAAATAGACTCTGGTGAAGCTAAACCGATGGAGATTTTGTTAAATCTCTTTACTGTATTCTTATCTTGTTTTCTTGCCATAATATATGGTGCTATCGAATTATTTGTAAACTATTAGCACATGGCTTAGTTAACTAAACCATGTGCGATATATTATTCCTCTAATCTTATGTCTAATCCAAGACCTTTCAATTCATGCATTAATACATTGAAAGATTCTGGTAGTCCTGGATCTGGCATTGGTTCTCCCTTAACGATTGCTTCGTAAGTTTTTGCACGACCAATAACATCATCAGATTTTACAGTTAAGATTTCACGTAACGTACTTGATGCACCATAAGCCTCAAGAGCCCATACCTCCATCTCACCAAAACGCTGACCACCAAATTGTGCTTTACCACCAAGAGGCTGTTGAGTAATTAATGAGTATGGTCCGATAGAACGTGCGTGCATCTTATCATCAACCATGTGACCTAATTTCAACATGTAAATAACCCCAACAGTAGCTGGTTGATCGAAACGTTCTCCAGTACCACCATCATATAAGTATGTATGACCGTATCTTGGTATTCCTGCTTCGTCTGTTAATTCGTTTATTTGATCAATTGTTGCTCCATCAAAAATAGGTGTTGCATAAGTGCGTCCTAATTTTTGACCAGCCCAACCTAAAACGGTTTCATAAATCTGCCCAATGTTCATACGAGATGGTACACCAAGTGGATTTAATACAATATCAACTGGCGTTCCGTCTTCTAAGAAAGGCATATCTTCTTGACGTACAATACGTGCAACAATACCTTTATTACCGTGACGACCTGCCATTTTATCACCCACTTTAAGTTTACGCTTTTTAGCAATATAAACTTTAGCTAATTTAATGATACCTGCTGGTAACTCATCTCCTACAGAAATTGTGAATTTTTCACGTCTTAAAGAACCTTGTAAATCGTTTTCTTTAATTTTGTAGTTATGTATTAAATCTGCTACTAATGCATTTGTATGATCATCTGTAGTCCATTTTCCTGAAACTAAATGCGCATAATCATCAACAGCATTTAACATTTTTAATGTGAATTTTTTACCTTTTGGTAATACTTCTTCACCTAAATCGTTATAAATACCTTGAGCTGTTTTACCGTTTACAATGTTGAATAATTTCTCAATTAAAACTTCTTTTAATTCATCAAATTTTCTATCGTAAATAGCTTCTAATGCAACAATATCATCTTTATCTTGAGCTCTCTTACGTTTATCTTTTACTGCTCTAGAGAATAATTTTTTCTCTATAACAACACCATTTAGAGATGGCGAAGCTTTTAAAGAAGCATCTTTTACATCTCCAGCTTTATCACCAAATATAGCTCTTAATAATTTTTCTTCCGGAGTTGGATCGCTTTCCCCTTTAGGAGTAATTTTACCAATTAAGATATCGCCTGGTTTTACTTCGGCACCAATACGAATCATTCCGTTTTCATCTAAATCTTTTGTAGCTTCTTCAGACACGTTAGGAATATCATTAGTTAACTCTTCGTTACCTAATTTTGTGTCTCTAACTTCTAAAGAATACTCATCAATATGAATAGATGTAAATATATCTTCACGTACTACTTTTTCTGAAATAACAATCGCATCCTCAAAGTTATACCCTTTCCATGGCATAAAGGCTACTTTCATATTTCTACCTAAAGCTAATTCTCCTTTTTGAGTTGCATAACCTTCACATAAAACTTGACCTTTAGTTACTTTATCACCTTTAACCACGATTGGTTTTAAGTTGATACTTGTACCTTGGTTTGTTTTTCTGAATTTTACTAATTGATATGATTTAACATCACTATCAAAACTAACTTTAGCTTCATCTTCAGTACGATCGTATTTGATTACAATTTCTTTTGCATCAACATATTGTACAACACCATCTCCTTCTGCATTAATAAGTACACGTGAATCTGTTGCTACTTGACGCTCTAGACCTGTACCTACAATAGGAGCTTGAGGTAATAATAATGGAACTGCCTGACGCATCATGTTAGATCCCATCAATGCACGGTTCGCATCATCATGCTCTAAGAAAGGAATTAATGATGCTGAAATAGACGAAATCTGATTTGGAGCTACATCAGTATAATGAATTGCTGTTGGCTCGATAACCGGAAAGTCACCTTCCATTCTCGCAATTACTTTATCATGAAGTATGGTACCTTCAGCATCTACTTTTACAGTCGCTTGCGCAATTAATTTACCTTCTTCTTCTTCTGCACTTAAATATACAGGAGCATTTTTAATATCTACAACACCATTTTCAACAGGACGATAAGGTGTTTCAATAAATCCCATCGCGTTTACTTTAGCGTAAACAGAAAGTGATGAAATTAAACCAATATTTGGTCCCTCTGGTGTTTCAATCGGACATAAACGTCCGTAATGTGTATAGTGAACGTCACGTACCTCGAAACCAGCTCTTTCACGAGATAAACCTCCTGGTCCAAGAGCAGATAAACGACGTTTGTGTGTTATTTCCGCTAATGGATTTGTTTGATCCATGAATTGAGATAACTGGTTTGTTCCAAAGAATGAATTAATAACAGACGATAACGTCTTAGCATTAATTAAATCTATTGGTGTAAAAACTTCGTTATCACGTACATTCATACGCTCACGAATGGTACGAGCCATACGAGCTAAACCAACACCAAATTGTTGAGATAATTGCTCACCAACAGTACGAACACGACGGTTAGATAAGTGATCAATATCATCAATCTCAGCTTTAGAATTGATAAGCTCAATTAAATATTTTATAATAGTAATGATATCTTCTTTAGTAAGCACTTGCTTATCCATTTCAATATCAAGACCTAATTTTTTATTCATTCTGTAACGACCAACCTCTCCTAAAGAGTAACGTTGATCACTAAAGAATAATTTATCGATAATACCACGCGCTGTTTCTTCATCTGGCGGTTCTGCATTACGTAATTGTCTATAAATATGCTCAACAGCCTCTTTTTCAGAATTTGTTGGATCTTTTTGAAGTGTGTTATGTATAATAGCATAATCACCTTGTTCTGCAGTTTCTTTATGTAAAAGAATTGTTTTTACATCTGCATCGATAATTTCTTCAATATTATCTTTATCTAAAATGGTATCACGATCAAGAATAATTTCATTACGCTCGATTGATACAACTTCTCCAGTATCTTCATCAACAAAATCCTCGTGCCAAGTATTTAAAACACGTGCCGCTAATTTTCTTCCTTGATATTTTTTAAGTCCCGTTTTAGAAACTTTAATTTCTTCAGCTAAATCGAAAATCTCTAAGATATCTTTATCACGCTCAAAACCGATTGCGCGGAATAACGTAGTAACAGGTAACTTCTTTTTTCTATCGATGTAGGCATACATTACCTGATTGATATCGGTAGCAAACTCTATCCAAGATCCTTTGAAAGGAATCACTCTGGCAGAATAAAGTTTTGTTCCGTTAGCATGGAAAGATTGTCCGAAGAAAACCCCTGGTGAACGATGTAATTGAGATACTACTACACGTTCTGCACCATTGATACAAAAAGTACCACTTGGTGTCATGTAAGGAATGGTTCCTAAATACACATCTTGAACAATGGTTTCGAAATCCTCATGTTCAGGATCTGTACAATATAACTTTAACCTAGCTTTAAGCGGAACGCTGTAAGTAAGACCTCTTTCTATACACTCATCAATAGCGTATCTTGGAGGATCAACAAAGTAATCTAAAAATTCTAAAACAAATTGATTACGAGAATCTGTAATAGGAAAGTTTTCCATGAAAGTATTATATAAACCTTCATCTCCTCTTTCTTCAGATTTTGTTTCTAATTGGAAAAAATCCTGGAAGGATTTTATCTGAATATCCAAGAAGTCTGGATACTCTGTTCTATTTACAATAGACGAGAAATTTAATCTTTCAGCTTGTGTTGACAACATCAATGGACGGAATTTTGATTAAAAAATAATAGTTAAAGCGTATGTAATCATTATATACGCAAAATGGTTTAGGTCTTGAAGTAAAACTCCAGACCTAAACCTTTATGATTTTGGTAAGCTAAGCTTATTTAAGCTCAACCTCTGCTCCAGCTTCTTCTAAAGATGCTTTTAAAGCTTCAGCCTCGTCTTTAGACACAGCTTCTTTTACGTTGCTTGGTGCACCGTCAACTAATTCTTTAGCTTCTTTTAAGCCTAAACCAGTTAATTCTTTTACTAATTTAACAACTGCTAATTTAGAAGCACCTGCTGATTTTAATATTACATCAAATTCAGTTTGAGCTTCAGCAGCATCATCGCCACCAGCAGCTGGACCAGCAGCAACTGCTACAGCAGCAGCAGCAGGCTCGATACCGTACTCTTCTTTTAATATAGTAGCTAACTCGTTTACTTCTTTAACTGTTAAGTTAACTAATTGTTCTGCGAAATCTTTTAAATCTGCCATTTTTCTATCGTTTTAATAAATTTTTAATTTTAATATAATTGTAATAAGTGCGTACTGTTTAATACTATCCTTCTTTTTCAGATAGTGTTTTAAGAATACCAGCCA contains the following coding sequences:
- the rplL gene encoding 50S ribosomal protein L7/L12 yields the protein MADLKDFAEQLVNLTVKEVNELATILKEEYGIEPAAAAVAVAAGPAAGGDDAAEAQTEFDVILKSAGASKLAVVKLVKELTGLGLKEAKELVDGAPSNVKEAVSKDEAEALKASLEEAGAEVELK
- the rpoB gene encoding DNA-directed RNA polymerase subunit beta; translated protein: MLSTQAERLNFSSIVNRTEYPDFLDIQIKSFQDFFQLETKSEERGDEGLYNTFMENFPITDSRNQFVLEFLDYFVDPPRYAIDECIERGLTYSVPLKARLKLYCTDPEHEDFETIVQDVYLGTIPYMTPSGTFCINGAERVVVSQLHRSPGVFFGQSFHANGTKLYSARVIPFKGSWIEFATDINQVMYAYIDRKKKLPVTTLFRAIGFERDKDILEIFDLAEEIKVSKTGLKKYQGRKLAARVLNTWHEDFVDEDTGEVVSIERNEIILDRDTILDKDNIEEIIDADVKTILLHKETAEQGDYAIIHNTLQKDPTNSEKEAVEHIYRQLRNAEPPDEETARGIIDKLFFSDQRYSLGEVGRYRMNKKLGLDIEMDKQVLTKEDIITIIKYLIELINSKAEIDDIDHLSNRRVRTVGEQLSQQFGVGLARMARTIRERMNVRDNEVFTPIDLINAKTLSSVINSFFGTNQLSQFMDQTNPLAEITHKRRLSALGPGGLSRERAGFEVRDVHYTHYGRLCPIETPEGPNIGLISSLSVYAKVNAMGFIETPYRPVENGVVDIKNAPVYLSAEEEEGKLIAQATVKVDAEGTILHDKVIARMEGDFPVIEPTAIHYTDVAPNQISSISASLIPFLEHDDANRALMGSNMMRQAVPLLLPQAPIVGTGLERQVATDSRVLINAEGDGVVQYVDAKEIVIKYDRTEDEAKVSFDSDVKSYQLVKFRKTNQGTSINLKPIVVKGDKVTKGQVLCEGYATQKGELALGRNMKVAFMPWKGYNFEDAIVISEKVVREDIFTSIHIDEYSLEVRDTKLGNEELTNDIPNVSEEATKDLDENGMIRIGAEVKPGDILIGKITPKGESDPTPEEKLLRAIFGDKAGDVKDASLKASPSLNGVVIEKKLFSRAVKDKRKRAQDKDDIVALEAIYDRKFDELKEVLIEKLFNIVNGKTAQGIYNDLGEEVLPKGKKFTLKMLNAVDDYAHLVSGKWTTDDHTNALVADLIHNYKIKENDLQGSLRREKFTISVGDELPAGIIKLAKVYIAKKRKLKVGDKMAGRHGNKGIVARIVRQEDMPFLEDGTPVDIVLNPLGVPSRMNIGQIYETVLGWAGQKLGRTYATPIFDGATIDQINELTDEAGIPRYGHTYLYDGGTGERFDQPATVGVIYMLKLGHMVDDKMHARSIGPYSLITQQPLGGKAQFGGQRFGEMEVWALEAYGASSTLREILTVKSDDVIGRAKTYEAIVKGEPMPDPGLPESFNVLMHELKGLGLDIRLEE